The DNA region CATTTTTGGCTAAAAATGGGATAAATATTTCTCGGATTTGATAAGGAACATATTGATCCATCAAAAGTAATACAGCATGAAATACAACCGTCAGCATTCCTGTCCATCCACTTATTTTATGCATTTCCAGCAGAAGCAGCTTTTGTTTTTTTGAGACTGAATAAACGGCTCATCAAACCAGCTGCGACGGAAAATGTAAAAAGGAAATAGGCCAGAAAGCCGGATGTACGGATTAAATTCCAAGTGGAAAGCAAATCAAAGTTCATTTTTCACATCCTTGAATCTCAATTTCTCCACTTGTTTTCACAAGAATACAACTAAATTTAGGACTGATCTTTGAAGAACTGATTTTACAGTCTTCATATTGTCCATAAAACATATTTTTGCGCTGACTTCAGCGTCCAGGCAATGCTCCGTCAGAACCGTTGCTTGGACTATATCTGTAGCTGCAGGCATTCCGGTTCTTCCATCCAAAATATGATGTTTTTGGACTCACCCTGCATCCAGCTTCTATAAATGATATTGGATGTTGCAATTCCTCCATTTTTGATAAAAAAACCGATATGTTTTTCTTCGTCAAAAGGGTCCATAACTCCAATTTTCCAGGTTTTATCGCCATTTGACCACATTGCCATATCACCGCCTCCGTCGACAATTCCGTACTTGCTGTGAGTGTGCTTTGCAACCATTTAGAGACAGCTTCTACGGCATAGCCTTTAACCAATCCCGCCAAGGTCAATTTTTTGATCGGTTTTCTTAATGATCTGACAGCCTTCTTTAAAAAATAGGAGCCTTCCATTTATTTTGATATTGGATAATTGTCGCTTCATGATGGGCAGTCTTAAAGGGAAGGATTGATTATAACCGTGTGCTTCCAGCTGTGTCAGTATATAGGGCGAAAATCGTCCCCCCGTTATCAACCGATATTTCTCAGCCTTTCTTAAAAGGTCAAAAAGAATGGGGGAAACAACGACAACTGAATCCCTTTTTGCTTCATTTAATCTTCTTAATTCATTGTCACTGCGAAATCTTGAAAATTCCCGATCCATATATTGGAGAAAGGATATGATTGTTTTTTTCCAATGCGTGTGATTTTCATTAGAAATCGCCATGTAAAAGGAAGTATTCATGATATTCAATCGAACAGAATCCATCATATTTTCATTATGTTCTTCTAGTAATACGGTCACTTTCATCTTCCCTTTGGTAATCATTTGCTTGAAAAGAAAAATCGCTCCAATCAAGCTGGACAAGCTCTTTTTCCCGTTTACTCATAGAATCACTTATGTCTGCTGCTGTTAGTGTTGTATTCATTTTATCAGTAGGATTTGGATTATTGTTTAATTGACCGATCACAAAAGCAGAAAATGCAGCCCCTGAGATTCCGACAATCCATTTTGCTTTATTGTTCACTTTCATACAGTTTCACCTCTTATAAAATTTCTTTAAGTGTAATGGTTCCTTTTTCTTCATTCCAGTTCACTCTATAACCGAATGCGTTTGCTATCACTGATATGGGCAGAAAGATAGAGTTCTCAAAATGAAGAGCTTTTGCAGGCATTGGCGTTTTAACCATATTCTCATAAGCTGCATTTGAACCTGCACGGACAAACAGTTCCTCCTTATCATTTGAAATCTCAAGAATCTGGCTTTGCTTGTAAAATTTGTACTTAATACCAAAAAGCTGGGCCATTTTTTCACCTGAAACGAGCAATTGGCCGTTTACGGGTACCACATAAAGACTT from Neobacillus sp. FSL H8-0543 includes:
- a CDS encoding FAD:protein FMN transferase yields the protein MITKGKMKVTVLLEEHNENMMDSVRLNIMNTSFYMAISNENHTHWKKTIISFLQYMDREFSRFRSDNELRRLNEAKRDSVVVVSPILFDLLRKAEKYRLITGGRFSPYILTQLEAHGYNQSFPLRLPIMKRQLSNIKINGRLLFFKEGCQIIKKTDQKIDLGGIG